The Dioscorea cayenensis subsp. rotundata cultivar TDr96_F1 chromosome 16, TDr96_F1_v2_PseudoChromosome.rev07_lg8_w22 25.fasta, whole genome shotgun sequence sequence CATCTTGGATTCCTCCATCTATACACCCAAAGGAGAACCAAAAACATGACCAACATGGCAACAGGCATCatcttatatattatatataaataaagaatgtAAAGCTAGAGGAAGGAGGGATGTATCAAAGCATGCATGAGATATGGTAGCACATGGACAGAGGGAGTAGGGTTTTAGaatgaaaagagagaaagatagagaaGGAGCTTAAATAAGCAAAGCAACAACAATGCATGATAtaaaactaatgaaaaaaaagaagtataTATCAACTGTGGCTTTTGTTTATTATGCAGTTAAAATGCAGAAAGCTGGATAGTTAGTTAAAGATAAGAATAATAGTAACTCTGTGTATCACTTTTCCCCAGACCACAAATTGTTCCTGGTCAAGTGGagatttgtttatataaattaatgtacaaatattgaaagaaaaaattcattaaCTTTAGAACAAGTATATGGCATCACACCTActgattttattattgtattaatatgAAAGAGAATGAGGAAACAAGGGGTTGTTtcctattaatttattatatacttGTTAATATATAAAGACAGCTTGCCAAGATGTGTGACGTACTTATGAACaagtatacatacatatatatatatatgaaactatGTAGataactatttatttttgagaatataatttctatctatctatatgTACATATGTTAACAGCAAATGGATTCATCTTAAGTGCAAAGACTTTGTCTAAAGGACAATGAGGCATAGAAGAGTAACAATTAAAGCATGTCTCTAAACATGATCACAACTAGTGGAAGATGCATGCATCTTCTCATCACttataaaacttttataatcaaaaccctataaTCTCTAATAGGAATTATTTATTAGATATAAAGCATCAACTTATCCCATTGTTTAGTTTATAAATATCATACAACTAACTCATGGTTGACACTATATATTCATcaaaagaacatatatatatcatcatcatcaaacatATCCATATATACTTCAAATCCATTTCCACACATAATATAAAGAGAAGCAAACACCATTCCTAGATTTCCAAAGATTTAGAAGCTGAAGATGagcataaaatataaatatcaatgaCCTCCGACCAACTTGTTAGATCTCATCAAAGATCTAAGTTATATCCTCCAATATTTCTTgttgatttgttgatttttattttatgatcttCAAAAGAACTTTCAGAAAATTAATTAACAGctgacacaaaaaaaaaaaaacataataatagaCACATGCATCATatgtatacataaatataagtGAATGTTAATTTTCACCAGGTTAATTAATTGTTGTTTGCATCAATGCATGACTAACCATTGATTTGACATCTTAAGACCATAATTTTGTAAGCTTGTATCCTTGTTTCATGGCCCCAAGCTTGCATGAGATGTCATATCATGCAGCTTTAATGGAGAACAAAGAACTCTGTATATGTGCAGGGTTTATTGACTGTGTGTGGCTTTTTGTGATGGGGTATTGATTGGGAGTTGTGTCTTCATGGAGCTCAAGAAGCACAAGAATGTTTGCATGGTTTGAATGTAATAGTACATGCCATCAAAAGAGGTGTATTTCACACttgtttgctttatttttcttcatttttagtttttttttgctAGCACTATttcttatataatatttttaagcaaataattttttttttgttaaataaagtGGATGAAACATATTctcacaaatattttaaaagtcgagtacatataaaaaatatataaaaaaattaataaagaaattacAATATTGTCTATGGAtgataatagaaataaaaatttaagaaacatgttgttattataaaatataaccTTGACTTCTCTTGGATTGTTAAGTGGTTTATACTTTTCTTATGTATTTTGTTGTTGGTGATGGAATGTAATTGagtagctttttttttctttctttttatattaatttaatatatatatatatatatataatataatataaacacATACATCCACCTTATTAgtatttggtattttatttctcttctttctcaaaGGTTGAGGGTTTGAATCTTATTTGTGGTTTGTTctcaataacaaataaataaaagacagtataatttttcttaatattttcaaaaataaatgctaTTAATTTGTCAAAAATGGCTTTAAAAACTTACTAAGTAGCTTTTTGCATGGGCCGGGCTAAGCATAGCCAGACCCAAAGCCCAACACAAGGATCTCTCATTCAGGCCTTTGGCCATTCGGTTTTTAATCAACGGGCTCCAGTTGGAATTCCACTTggatttgttatttaaaattgctttcttttttattcagtCTCAAATTATCTAATTTGCATTTCAATATAGTTCAACTAGATAAAAAGTTAAgtaacaatgatgatgatgatgcataTTTATTGCATTgaacttcatcaaaaaaatttcaatcataAATCTTATACTTTCTCCCCAATATATTgctcaattaaataaaattatcactataaaaatatagatcaaATGTATGGGTGCAATTAAACCACGTAAAGCTAAGCCAACTTTTGAAGTGTTTAAGCTCGGCTCAGCAAAATTGTAAGGTCCGAGCTCAATTTGAGTATGGACTTTTGAATTTGAGCCGTTGAGTTGCTAAACTAAGCTCGAGCTTGGCttgaaaaatataactttatgaTAAAATTTAGTCAAGCTCGAGCTATGGGCTTGCTATAAAGCTTGTTAAACATATCAAGCATATTAAACTTGTTTATAATGAATTGAAATAAGATTAATACAtccaatatttaattatataattaatataacaacTCAAAAGCATTAAACAAACCTGATCCCATGAGGCTTGCAACTCGAAAGCCAAGATCAAGCTTGCTCCTCTATTTAATGGACGAGATTTTTCAAATTGAGCATCAAGTAGCTCATGAACGGCTTGGTTTATTTATAACCCTAATCAAATCAAGTCAACATCTATCAtaactaaatattaataaaataataataattaatttttttgactaATTGTATATTTCATGAGTATAGTTGAATCATTCACATAAACAAGTGACCATATATATCTCATACCTCATCCTCTATTCCaaattaatatcaattaaaaagTGGATATCATGATATCCTTACGTGATAAAGGTATAACCCCCTTTCTAGTTTATAGACTAAAttgtctaaaaatatttaatttagcgGCTAATATTGTCTTTACACCGATTTATTACAAataatactttattttattatattatattttatttattttattttttgagcgAAACATATACATTTACCTTTCAATTCAAttgtgataatataaaaaaaacaaataaaatcttAGCAGAGGTGATTTTGGTCTTTTTCATAAAGTGAATTATAACTTTATTCACGTCAAGGAATGAAGCAAGTTGAGAACATAATCCCTAAAGTTATCATTAACAAAGTTCACAAAAAGTTTTCCTTTAGTAGAACATAATTCCTAAAGTTAtcttcttaattttatataatattcattttatatatagggTGGTTAAGAGCATGATTAGAGTAAGGGATTTATGCATATCCCATGCAATTGTAACATTTAGACAATGACCAAAAACCTAATTCAAAAAGgcaaataacaataatagagaGACACAAGCCACTTTGAACCTAATTATTGATTTTGGAGTCATtctttaaatcaattaattgatgaggGGCCATTTGGTGTGCTCGCTCTTTTATGATATTCTTTCACAAGTTCAAACTCAACCTCTTCATTGTCTTCAATGTTGGTTTGAAGTTTAGAGAAATGTCTTGCATGTTTCAACTACATGATAATAAGGTATGTACTTGCAATGTTATtgccttttgtttcttttcacaatCCTACTCAATTGGCTACAAAAGTAAtttactttgaaaaaaaaattattttcagaGAAAtaggaaaattttataaatttttctatttgattttagTTTACATATATCTGATTAAATCCACTatggatgtatttttttatcgGAATAAATCTATTTAACTtgtctaataaaaaattatttattcaaaagcTTTTCCCATGTAAAATTTCTTCATTActtgttaatgtttaaatatttattataaaaaatggtATTATCCTCGTTTAGTAGTTCAAagcatttattttaatatagttttcatgctatatttttagtatttctttttttggtagGGAGATCAACTCACTtttcaacaaatgaaataaaagtaaTGAAAAAAAGTGCcaaataatttgattatttctcAATATGGGCGAACAAAGAAAAGCAACTTTTAATTGTGTGTTAAGTTAAAACATCAAcattgtttgaaacttgaacaTTTGAGCTCTCAACGTCTATCATTAATTAACCATGATCCTTTCTAGGGTTGAAAAAGAATTTTACATGCCATCATATATAACTTTTAGTTAAATCATAACATGTGAGTCTTTTAATTCCAAATAAGTTAAGGACATACTACAAATGAACACACAGCTAAACCAATATGACTTATTATTAGAATTATTGACAAAACATGTTTCATAACTAATTTAATGCATTTAGTAATAACATGGAGCCTAAGTTAATGGGTGATTTATTCATTGTCAAGAACTTTCTTATTGGCACCTCACTCAAGATTAGTGTTCAATAATCACTCAAGACACCAAGTGAACatagaaaagaaaagttatttaatCATTAATTCTCACCCATAAATCATCTTTTGGACTTATCTTGtaattgatattttgatttggttttattaaTGTATCTCATATCTTTCCACATTTtcataaacctttttttttatttattaacaaatatggttaacacatttttattataaaaaaaagtgaaagattACATAATTTAGAAAAACTAATCAAGAAAAATTTTCTTAATATGAAATTTAGATTAGGTTTCCTAAAAAGAGACATCTAGTTGGACCTAACTTTGCTTTTAGGACAAAAAAGTCTTAATATTTTAGcttaataattttgatttaaatcatACTCTTATCATATCTTGTGTTTATTCTATATAGACAAATGTATAACATGATACCATTCTGAATATTTCCTTGAAAAAACTCCTCTTAATTTttgtcatgttttcttttccctgcctagataaattaaataaataaataatggaaacAATGGCCCATAAAGGTTAGCCAgtgaagaattttttatttttttactttttttgtgcatatatatatatatatatatatccaatcaGAGGGGTATATAGGTAATTATAACTTCAACAAGAacacatcaaaacaaaaaacaagaatgatTTAGAAAACACAACCAAGCAACTTTCAAAGAATAGTTTTCTGCCACATTCATTAATGTCATCAACTCAGCTCTGCAAGAAACATACAAAACCTTTGGACCAATTTTTATAGCAATAATACAACAACTCAATACACAAAAGGTTACAAACTATTCTTCAAACTGTAATGGAAATCACAAATTCCAGTCCAATGACAGACAGTAACAAATTCAGTGACTACAAATTGCAGAaaactaaaagaagaaaaattgacATTTATGCATTCAGATCAACTCCATTTgcagaaaaaaaacaaagaatccaaaaatTCCATTGGTCCCCTTCTCCATCCCCCAaccatttctttctctttttttcttttacattttgtttttgtggagAAAATAAAGATGGAATTCACATGATATGTTATGCATCTTCATAAGTTTTGACCATTGTTGTCAGATGAAGAGGAAGTCCAGTAAGTTTTGACAACAAGGAGAATTTTTTCTCTTTGGAGAGGACCATCTTCATGATCAATAATTTGACTATCCCATCTCATTCCATCAGTTATGCTCTTTAATTTTACCAGTAAATCAACATCATCTCTGATTATTACTGATCCTTCTGGCCTTAAAATCCTGTCCATCTCCAGCAGTATGTCTTCCATTTCACATCTAtacagaaataaataaataaatttagtttcTGCATGATCATATCAGAAAGTATCCTTAATCTGTAGTGAAAGCATATGCATGCTATTACCGGTATTTGGTTCTCAGGATTCAGTtcataaatgaattaaattgtCAATGATCATTCATATATTTAcggacataaataaataaatttggttgTTGCATGTTCATGACagaaaaaaactctttttttttcgtatttcttttcttaatataacATGAGTGCAAATACTAGTATTCCATGAAAGTATATGCATTCTATTATCAGTATTTTGTTCTTcagttcataaaaaataaataaataaattgcaacaatcatcaatatatacaggaaaaattttggtatttaattttGTCTAAGCAAATAAATGCAAATTCATCACTTATTTCACCGTAAAGCTATAAATTTGCTTGTCAATATTAAGTGAATGACACTTAtacaaaacacaaaagaaactaataataataaaaaaacattaattgcaggtgtatatatatattttatgatttttatgagtttataaatataataattctgTTTTCTACAGTTATATGaggtttatataattatatattaattcattTCCATAAGCCAATATAAATTCCAGGAGTTTCTTTtgcaaatgttaaaaaattttaaattcacaaTTTGTTTTTACACATATAACCCTTAtaaaatccaaaatacaatCATCTCATTTTCCATAACAACAAAAGTTTTtcaggaaatatatatataaatataattgcaTATAAATTCAAGAAACTTctttaaaatgtgaaaaataaaaaataaaaatcagttATTTTACATTTATCTCCCTACAAaaagtaaattcatatttacaaaAGGTTTAATTGTTGTACAAATCCCTGAATCAGATACTTTCTCGCCTTTTTTAGTCGTTTCAGATATTTTTTGAAAAGGATAATCAAAGTTCTCATATTTCGTCGAATCGGGCCATTCTAAATCATGCTGTAGATGAAAGATTGCACCTAAAAAAATATCATGCATGACTGTAACAACCCAACTCGACTCAAATATTGGGGACTTAATCGTactctaaaaaaatattgaagtaaaaagatgaaaaatactATATGTGACAGaattaaacatttacaaaaaaaagtatgaaaaaaaactttttaacgGAATTAGggattttgatataaataaaactaatttaggGGGGAAAGCATGAAAAGTAGCTCTAATGGCGGAAAGCAAGCGAGCAAGCGAGCAAGAGAGAAAAGCATACCGATCTCGATATAGCGTGAAAATGGCATCGGCGTGGAGGAGATCGTAGGTTCGCGGATACGTCGACATGGCTTCGCACCTGCCACGCCATTGATGACCATTAGAGAGATCTCGATCAACCCTAGCAATGGTAATCATCGATCTAAGAAAATGCTCACCAATTTTGGTAGGTTCCGATGAGTCCTCGCTCGTAGACGACGCCGAGAGTGTCCACCTCCGTCACCGTCGGGATGACGTTCATCACCCACACTGGATCGCCGATCATCGCCGCCGCAAACCCGCCGAGCTTCGCGTTCATGTCCAGCAAGTTCCGGTATCGTCCCTTGTTCCCTAATTGGCTGTTGATCGTCTTGTAGTAGTTGACTCTCTTTTTCCAGAGCTCTGAATCGGAGGTGAAGATCTCGGGTGTGATGCCGGTGATGGTGCCGGCGATGATCCTTGGGGGAATCGCGTGGAGCCTCGCAGGCCAGGGTTTGAGATCGGTGGCGGAGGTGGGGAGAGGAGTGAGGCAAGAGTCCATGGTGGTGTACCAGGCGGCGTCGGGGTTGGAGGAGGGACAGGTGGCGGCGGTGGCGGCGGCGCAGTGGAGGTGGGTTGTTGGTTTTTGCCAGACGGCGATGTCATCCTTTTCTTCGATTTTTTTCCAGCATAAGCTTCTTGCGATTGATTCAATGGCGGTTTGCTCGGCGTTGAGGTCGTCCTGTGTGCGTTCCCATCCTCTCCAGTGCTTTTTCCAGTGGATTGGGGGGCCGGAGAGGATCCAGTAGCCTCCTGGTCGGAGAATTCTATCGATTTCCTTCAAAAAAAGGCCATCTTGGAGAAACAATTGGCAGTGATTAGAGGTTTTTTGGGGATGAGCTCAAAGTCAAAGTGTTCGATGAAATGCAGCAAAGAGAAAATAGATTAGTGAGCTCTacgtgtttgatgaaatgcgcCGAAGAGAAAACAGAGCAATGAACTCATTGTGTTCGATGAAATGCAGCAAAGAATAAGCACTGAATTCATGGTGTTCGATGAAGAGCAATGAGCAAATTGTTAATGGTGTTCGATGAAATGCTTGCtgcaaagagaaaagagagagaaaaaggaataCCATAAAGTTGCCATGGAATGAGACAGCGTGAGCAGTGCGCCATGTCAAACGCGCGGGCGGGATACGGCAACCGTTTGGAGGCGAGCACGCCGATCATGGCCGGCACACCACGCTCGAGCGCGAACTGCACCTGGGCCTCGTGCGAATCTCTCGGTGCAAACGACATCGTCAGCACGTCCCTCGACAACAGGTACGCTCCGAAGCTCGCAACCTACGCATCATTAGAAACAGAGATATCCATGAACGTCAAAAGCTCGAGCTTGATCTTGAGCTGAAGCTAAAGCTCACTCACCCCACAACCAGTATCAACAACGGTCCTAATAGTCCCATCACTCAAAGGAACAAGCTTGGCGATGTCATCGATATAAGCATCGGCGCCGCGGGGAAACATCGTGCCGCCGCCGGGGAACCGGAACTTATCACCGTCGACACGGATCCAGTTCTGCACAGCCTTCTCCACGCTGAGCTCCTTGTGAGGGACGTTAGCGAACCAGGCGGTGCCACGGCTAGCCGGCCATGGGAACGGATTCCGGTAGCCGGCCGGTGCCGGAATCAAACACTTCaaaatctcatttttggccGGACAGTGGCGTTCTCTATAGATGAGACGGTCTCGGTCGAACTTGAGACTCCGGTCACGGTCCTCGCAGGGAGTGTACTCGCTGTATTTGGGATCACAAGCCGGGAACTTCTTCGTCTCCGGCGATGTCAAGGCGGTGTCATCGGCCGCGTGGTGGGCGGTGAAG is a genomic window containing:
- the LOC120279190 gene encoding LOW QUALITY PROTEIN: probable methyltransferase PMT16 (The sequence of the model RefSeq protein was modified relative to this genomic sequence to represent the inferred CDS: deleted 2 bases in 1 codon), whose protein sequence is MAGEWKKLTTTHSSFKRSGVLPVAAVALLCTASYLLALWQHSSGSTSTSTSTLFSLSCNPSPSSSSSSRSSSLRTLDFTAHHAADDTALTSPETKKFPACDPKYSEYTPCEDRDRSLKFDRDRLIYRERHCPAKNEILKCLIPAPAGYRNPFPWPASRGTAWFANVPHKELSVEKAVQNWIRVDGDKFRFPGGGTMFPRGADAYIDDIAKLVPLSDGTIRTVVDTGCGVASFGAYLLSRDVLTMSFAPRDSHEAQVQFALERGVPAMIGVLASKRLPYPARAFDMAHCSRCLIPWQLYDGLFLKEIDRILRPGGYWILSGPPIHWKKHWRGWERTQDDLNAEQTAIESIARSLCWKKIEEKDDIAVWQKPTTHLHCAAATAATCPSSNPDAAWYTTMDSCLTPLPTSATDLKPWPARLHAIPPRIIAGTITGITPEIFTSDSELWKKRVNYYKTINSQLGNKGRYRNLLDMNAKLGGFAAAMIGDPVWVMNVIPTVTEVDTLGVVYERGLIGTYQNWCEAMSTYPRTYDLLHADAIFTLYRDRCEMEDILLEMDRILRPEGSVIIRDDVDLLVKLKSITDGMRWDSQIIDHEDGPLQREKILLVVKTYWTSSSSDNNGQNL